One Dermacentor andersoni chromosome 6, qqDerAnde1_hic_scaffold, whole genome shotgun sequence genomic window carries:
- the LOC126521242 gene encoding fibroblast growth factor receptor 3-like: MNGCHIKSVLLMVTSGFVIAAEDNLIESFYENQRESRPRFVNLAKMENAIKVQPIGGSARLSCRATGVPEPRVAWFKNGQPLTFAASNRESGQRYTLLLTDLALNDSGQYTCVVSNRLGSVQWTYTVEVHEKFIATPTIVCPFSNITVAEGESVSITCDVYSHLTAFVRWIKHYHIRGSYFDRNGAPYAKLVKDAALADVTDPHTLTLNDITLAESGFYSILASSPSGASHKTIEVLVVPRPFPGL, encoded by the coding sequence ATGAACGGGTGTCACATCAAAAGTGTCCTCTTGATGGTCACAAGCGGGTTTGTTATCGCCGCAGAAGACAACCTGATCGAGTCCTTCTACGAAAACCAGCGAGAGTCGCGACCTCGGTTCGTGAACCTGGCGAAAATGGAGAACGCCATCAAGGTGCAGCCCATCGGCGGCAGCGCGAGACTCAGCTGCCGAGCAACAGGCGTGCCCGAGCCCCGGGTCGCGTGGTTCAAGAACGGCCAACCGCTGACCTTCGCCGCCTCCAACCGAGAGAGCGGACAGAGGTACACTCTACTGCTCACGGACCTCGCCCTCAACGACAGCGGCCAGTACACGTGCGTAGTCTCCAACCGACTTGGCTCTGTGCAGTGGACGTACACGGTCGAAGTTCACGAGAAATTCATCGCGACGCCCACCATCGTCTGCCCGTTCTCCAACATCACCGTGGCGGAAGGAGAAAGCGTGAGCATCACGTGCGACGTTTACAGCCACCTGACGGCTTTCGTGCGTTGGATCAAGCACTACCACATCAGAGGGAGCTACTTCGATCGGAACGGAGCGCCGTACGCTAAGTTGGTCAAGGACGCGGCGCTAGCCGACGTCACGGACCCTCACACGCTGACGCTGAATGACATCACGCTCGCTGAGTCCGGTTTTTACTCTATACTGGCGAGCTCGCCATCGGGGGCCTCGCACAAAACCATAGAAGTCCTCGTCGTGCCGAGGCCTTTCCCAGGCCTCTGA
- the LOC126521244 gene encoding fibroblast growth factor receptor 3-like yields MNIQYCLILLLGSLLFLFSEYSDVAGETANDKNYSKPVFNKTKVARFLAFVQGENVSLDCKATGNPHPSVQWTLNGTSLKGTKHKVNPSNNRLRAPPFVLRIRGIQKNDSGKYKCKVSNSQGSIQRTFTVIVMERKRTPPVITEISGNQTVCEGDNITLRCKAESDLTPYLTWMKQRPVVNEVFASEDITVPKQDITVRQGDAVYMLIKNASKSDSGQYVCTAENIFGYTNRSTWVSVLASGESNT; encoded by the coding sequence ATGAACATTCAGTATTGCTTGATCTTGCTTCTCGGAAgtcttcttttcctcttctcgGAGTACAGCGACGTTGCTGGAGAAACTGCAAACGACAAGAACTATTCAAAGCCTGTGTTTAACAAGACGAAAGTTGCGCGTTTCTTAGCCTTCGTCCAAGGAGAAAACGTGTCTCTTGACTGCAAAGCGACCGGTAACCCTCATCCAAGCGTCCAGTGGACACTTAACGGTACTTCGTTGAAAGGTACAAAACACAAAGTGAATCCCTCAAATAATCGACTCAGAGCCCCTCCTTTTGTTTTGCGCATCAGAGGCATCCAAAAGAACGACAGTGGCAAGTATAAGTGCAAGGTTTCAAACAGTCAAGGTTCGATACAAAGAACATTTActgtgattgtgatggagcgcaAAAGAACTCCTCCAGTCATCACTGAAATTAGCGGAAATCAGACTGTTTGTGAAGGTGACAACATAACTCTCAGGTGTAAAGCCGAAAGTGACCTAACCCCGTATCTCACGTGGATGAAACAACGTCCTGTGGTAAACGAAGTGTTCGCAAGTGAAGACATCACGGTCCCTAAACAGGATATAACTGTTCGTCAAGGTGACGCCGTGTATATGCTTATCAAGAATGCCAGTAAGTCCGACAGTGGACAATACGTGTGCACGGCTGAAAACATATTTGGATACACGAATAGGAGTACATGGGTTAGTGTGTTGGCCAGTGGGGAAAGCAACACTTGA